TGCTGAACCGTAGCTCAAGCCTCTCCAGCTCTGGCATGGCATTCTTCGAAAAGGTCAGTACTGGCAAGAGAGGAGCAAAGAAGCGAAGAAGCTTAAGGCTCTTAAAACCAGCATCTGGAATTGTGATCTCCCCATCAGAGCACAgcttgttttctgccagaatggtCAGTGTTTCCGAATCCTGCTTTTCTGCCCTGAATGAGAAGGTGAGGGAGAACAGTGCCTCTAGCTTGCTAAGGAGCAGCAGGTTATCTGTCCGGAGAGCTGTTACTGAAAGGGTTAGCTTGGTGAGAGCACTGAGTTGTGTAATCCAGCCGGGGAGCTGAACCATCTTGCCAGACAACTCAAGGGCAACAAGGAATTTTGGTGGTGATGACAGATCATCCAGTGAATTGATAAACTTGGACGACTCGTCGTCAATTATAAGGGTGTGCAGAGAGTAGCCCCCAAGGTACTCGATTGAGGAGCTTAAATCTTTGAAACTAGGATCGTCACTCATGGTGCTCAGCTTGTAGATGGCAAGCTTCCTCAACTCAGTCAAATGATGAAGGTCCGCCAATCCTCCAACAATCTGAATCCCCGATAGTATGCGCAGggccttcattttcttcttcttattcaacTCTTCAGGAAGCTTCAATGCCCTTCGTGTTCTTTTGTCCCCACCAAGTATGTTTACCAGCCGTTCAAGCAGGCATACAGTTTTAGGCAACTCAACGACATTTGTCTCTCTAATATCCAGAGTCTCGAGGTTCTGAAGCTTTCCAATCGCTTTTGGAAGCTGTTTAGTGTCAGTTCTTCGGAGGCTGAGATACTTGAGAAGAAGCATCTTGCATATCTCCTCTGTATGATGCGCTTTGAAACCTATGCAGCCTTCAAGATCCAGGACTTGTACAATTCCAAACTTGAAAGAATGGGAAGGCAGTTGGTTCAAGCTTCCAAACATGGTCAGTGAGCGGACATGAAACAGGTTCATCTTCTCTGTATCATTAGCGCGTTTGGAATCGCTTTCTTGGAGGGACAGCCGACGGACCTTACTGCTAGGTAGCTGCATAAGCCAGTTACCACCAATCACAGTGATGAAATTCTCTTCACTTGCCTTGGCTACAATGTGCTCAAGAACCATGTCATGGACTATGCATTTCTTCACCTTTCCATTGCTGCCGTGCTCCACTGGTCGGATGATCTTCCTTCTTATGAGATGACTGAAATATGTATCTGCAACATCTTCCACACTCAGCCCCTGCTTTTCAGCAACGAATCCTTCAGCTATCCATCGCCTTGTCAAACGCTTACTACTGATTCTCTGGCCCTTTGGAAATATGCTCAAATACAGCGAGCAAGTCTTGATGTCAACAGGCATGTCATTGTAGCAATGACTAACTATCCTACCAAGTTCCTCCTGGGTAAGGTCTTTCCCACCATATTTCCCATGATCTTTTGCTGACTCTGGAAATAGAGATTTGCAAACCTTCAACCATTCGCCCTCTGATTTGTTTGGGTTGCAGGCTACATGACCAGCCATGATAACTATGGCCAATGGCAGCCCCCCGCACATCTTCCAGACTTCTTCCGGCACCTTGTTATCGCTTCCCTTGGATTCAAGGAAGGCCTGCTTAAATAGCTTCTCAGATTCTTCAACGCCAAGAGGTAAAACTTTACAAGTACGATCACCTTCTTCCCCTCTGCATGTTTTAGCAACAGCTTGAAACCGTGTAGTGACTATTATTCTTCTGTGTTGCTTACTTGGAGGAAGTGACTTCCTTATCTGGTCCCACGTTGCTGCAGACCAAACATCATCAACCAAAACCAAGTAACTGCAAGAAAAGGAATCCAAAGTGGGAGCAGAGTTAGTATGCAAGAAAATTAGCAGAGTGAGTGACCGGCAATAACTAATCCTTTATCTGAATTAAATGACTATAGTTCATGTCTAAAAGGAGTAAAGGACAGTACTTCTTCCCTCTTTTTTATCTGAATCAAATGATGTGGGCAGAGGAGCAGAATAAGATTGCAAAGAAACATAATTGCAAAGGCAGGGATTCCCACCAAGTGATCATCGATTTCATCAGCTAAAACAAGAAGATATGAG
This region of Triticum aestivum cultivar Chinese Spring chromosome 2D, IWGSC CS RefSeq v2.1, whole genome shotgun sequence genomic DNA includes:
- the LOC123051147 gene encoding disease resistance protein Pik-2, with the translated sequence MALVVGASAATMKSVMGKLGSLLAQEYTLIRGVNGDLQYINDELATMQSFLRDLGGILDGARAKGHAHRMNDWMKQIRDITYDIEDCIDDSGHRLHGLRSDMCCYFFANSVYEVLTWWPRRDVAAKISVLKMRAQQIGERRERYGVSNPEAPAGTEGSNSGHTTSVGFDAADNQDASLQLVAMKDPVGVDEHMKELEEWLTNDKNSSGVLYVVGFGGVGKTTIATALYQKFGDRFDHRAMVTVSQSSDINAVLTNIKNQVMPQSSVQAQQGAEGVLGRLKQGASAFAAKCCSAGTSKETRGETKLDQIKEDLKKHFDNNSYLVLVDDVWSAATWDQIRKSLPPSKQHRRIIVTTRFQAVAKTCRGEEGDRTCKVLPLGVEESEKLFKQAFLESKGSDNKVPEEVWKMCGGLPLAIVIMAGHVACNPNKSEGEWLKVCKSLFPESAKDHGKYGGKDLTQEELGRIVSHCYNDMPVDIKTCSLYLSIFPKGQRISSKRLTRRWIAEGFVAEKQGLSVEDVADTYFSHLIRRKIIRPVEHGSNGKVKKCIVHDMVLEHIVAKASEENFITVIGGNWLMQLPSSKVRRLSLQESDSKRANDTEKMNLFHVRSLTMFGSLNQLPSHSFKFGIVQVLDLEGCIGFKAHHTEEICKMLLLKYLSLRRTDTKQLPKAIGKLQNLETLDIRETNVVELPKTVCLLERLVNILGGDKRTRRALKLPEELNKKKKMKALRILSGIQIVGGLADLHHLTELRKLAIYKLSTMSDDPSFKDLSSSIEYLGGYSLHTLIIDDESSKFINSLDDLSSPPKFLVALELSGKMVQLPGWITQLSALTKLTLSVTALRTDNLLLLSKLEALFSLTFSFRAEKQDSETLTILAENKLCSDGEITIPDAGFKSLKLLRFFAPLLPVLTFSKNAMPELERLELRFSMLEGLYGVENLAGLKVVHLTLKDKDGEYMTKEVQHEVETAVKRRTDGKAPKIILDQ